In Bradyrhizobium sp. 170, the DNA window GCAAATTGCGCCCCGACATTTTGGGTATCTCGACCGAATCGAACGCCGAATCCGCGCGCGCCATCTTTGATTCCCTGTTCAAGGGCCGTACCGACACCAAGACCGACATCCAGCAGCAAAAATTCGGCAATGGCAGCGCCAGCTACGTCGCTGCGTTGAGTTTCAGCCTCCCCGCCGGTTCGAAACAGAACGGCGAGATGCTCTCGACCAGCTTCTCCTCGCCCGCGAGCGCCAACCGCGCCTATTTCGTCGCGCGCAACCTGACCTTCGCCCAGGACCAGCAGCCGTCGAAGGCCGACATGATCAAGGAAGTCATGGGCAAATACGGCGTGCCCACCATCGTCGGCGATCAGCATCTGTATTACATCTACCGCAAGGGCTCGATCATGTCGGTCGGCGGCAAGTACAAGGAAGCGACCGCGCTGGAAGCGATCGACAAGCCGCTTGACCCCAGGGCCGCCGTCAAGCTCAACGGCGACACCGTCCGCGGCAGTTGCGTGGCGGTCGTCAAGCGCGCGCAGACCAAGGCCAAAGAACCTAGCGCCATGCTCGCCGAGGCCAAGGGTGCGAATTGCGACGGCGTATTGAGCGTGCAGTTCGTCCCGGGCACGCCCGCCGACCGCGTCGGCATCGCGCAATTCACCCTGCTGGACGTCAAGCAGCTCGTCAGCGCTGCCGCGATCGACAGTGCGGCGCTTGCCGGCGGGTCGAGCGAAGGCTCAATGCCCAAGGGCAGCGCGCCGAAACTCTAGCCCTCGCGCGCGCCGACACGCGGCGACGGTAGGCGCGTTCATCGGTGCCATCCGCCAGACGTTTTTTTGAAACGCGTCACGGGAACCTATCGCCCGCGCTGTCATTGAATCTCCGTTACATGGAGTTCGGGCAATGCGCGGATTTCCTCCGACTGTGCCGTATGGCGCTGATCAGACAATATATCTGGTCGTGGAAGGTCCAGGGCCGCATGGCACCGCTCGGCAAACCGAGCGCGCTGACATCGAGACGGTCATTGCCGATCTTCTGTCGGGACAATTCAACGACCCGATCGAGGTCGTTGCTTTCAACACGCTGGAGCACTGGACCGACGATTTGTCCAAGGATGTCGCGCGAGAAATCCGCTGTCGTTGCGACATCGAGGGGCACGAAGTGCCTGCCTACCTGGAGGAATTCGTAGGCAGAACCTCGGCTTGATCAGCGGCGTCGCGGAGCTGCCGTTTCATCACCTTGCCGTTGGCATTGCGCGGCAACGGGTCCGTCCGCACATCCACGGTTTCCGGCACCTTGTAATCAGACAGCCGCTCGGCGCACCAGGCGCGCAGCACCTCGGCCCCGGCCGCGCCGCGGATGACGACGACCGCATGCACGCGCTCACCCAGCACCGGGCACGGCTTGGCGATAATCGCGCTCTCGAACACATCGGGGTGACCGGCGAGTACCGACTCCACCTCGGCCGAATAGATCTTTAATCCGCCACGGTTGATCATGTCCTTCTGCCGATCGAATACGCGAACGAAGTTCTCCTGGTCAATCGAGCCGAGATCGCCGGAGTGCCAGAAGCCGGCCGTAAAACTCTCGGCGGTGGCTTTCGGATTATTCCAGTAGCCCTTGATGACAGATCCGCCGTGAATCCAGATTTCGCCGATCTCGCCGCGCGGCAGCTCACGGCCCTCGGCATCGATGACGACGATCTGCGCGCCCGGACAGGGCAAGCCGACGCTGTCGATGTGGCTGGCGGTCAGTTCGCCGGGCATCATGGTCGACGGCGACGTGGTCTCGGTCGCGCCGTAGCAATTCATCAGCTTCAGACCGGGAATCTTGGCGTCCAGCCGCTCGATCGTGGCGATCGGCATCGGCGCGCCGCCAAAGCCGCCGATCCGCCAGCTCGACAGATCGTAGCTGTCGAAGTCCGGCTGCAGCAGGCAGAGATTGTACATCGCCGGCACCATCACGGTGTAGGTGACGCGCTCACGCGCCGCCATCTTCAGATATTCCGCCGCCTTGAACTCCGCCATGACGATCAGCGCACCGCCGCAGCGGACCATGGTCATGATGTTGGCGACGACGCCTGTAACGTGGCCGAGCGGGACCGCGGCGATCGAACGATCCGCCGCTGTTAGCTTCAGGCACGACACGAACACCATCGCCGAATGAATGATGTTGCAATGGGCAAGCATCGCGCCCTTGGGCCGCCCGGTCGTGCCCGACGTGTAGAGGATCATGGCGGTGTCTTCTTCGCCGACCTCGACCGGCGCAGCCAGCGGCGCGTGATCGGCCAGATCCGAGAAGCGCGAGAGTTTCGGATCATCATCGACCGCGATCCGGTGCGTCACATCGGGAATGTCGCCCGCATCGGGCACACGGTCGGCCAGCGCAGCCTCGTGGATCAGGAGCCGCGCGCCGCAATCGGTGAGCACATAGGCGATCTCGGGCTTTTGCTGGCGGGTCGAAAGCAACACCGTGACCAGCCCGGCATGCGCCGCGGCCAGCATCGTCAGCACGAATTCGGTTCTGTTGCCGAGTAGCACCGCGACGCGGTCGCCGCGCTTGAGGCCAAACTTCCCGAAGCCTGCCGCGATCTGCGCAGACTGCTGCGCGACTTCGCGCCAGGTCATTCGCCTGTCACCGCAGACCAGCGCTTCGCCGTCCGGATTCATAGCAACTGCATCGGCT includes these proteins:
- a CDS encoding class I adenylate-forming enzyme family protein, whose translation is MDWSQHSIPAMRLEPRFGDRIVPAFCERPKSIPAMVADAVAMNPDGEALVCGDRRMTWREVAQQSAQIAAGFGKFGLKRGDRVAVLLGNRTEFVLTMLAAAHAGLVTVLLSTRQQKPEIAYVLTDCGARLLIHEAALADRVPDAGDIPDVTHRIAVDDDPKLSRFSDLADHAPLAAPVEVGEEDTAMILYTSGTTGRPKGAMLAHCNIIHSAMVFVSCLKLTAADRSIAAVPLGHVTGVVANIMTMVRCGGALIVMAEFKAAEYLKMAARERVTYTVMVPAMYNLCLLQPDFDSYDLSSWRIGGFGGAPMPIATIERLDAKIPGLKLMNCYGATETTSPSTMMPGELTASHIDSVGLPCPGAQIVVIDAEGRELPRGEIGEIWIHGGSVIKGYWNNPKATAESFTAGFWHSGDLGSIDQENFVRVFDRQKDMINRGGLKIYSAEVESVLAGHPDVFESAIIAKPCPVLGERVHAVVVIRGAAGAEVLRAWCAERLSDYKVPETVDVRTDPLPRNANGKVMKRQLRDAADQAEVLPTNSSR